A single genomic interval of Aedes aegypti strain LVP_AGWG chromosome 1, AaegL5.0 Primary Assembly, whole genome shotgun sequence harbors:
- the LOC110674147 gene encoding uncharacterized protein LOC110674147, with protein HSEEWELIKQHKAPSILEFRPKNQAPTEVQLHFLEILTKAVHNLFQYMDIPMDVAVAHRLYDVEVIELNNDVSFLIICPPAESSCAVPGQKDILLQRGDLFSMPIQAFEMIHLKSYQSSIVQKYSRLSCILELDTMMANHLHREAFSTSELQKAKDRLAKLQDLSSGLNTVWKGVRWLMDVIGYARDRANMPELNMKQILDYKSTYFGKKSGAEKKGGSETQLLQPPTNPPVFHKSSPGRGSWPGPAVEHPLGHNGLLDAEHSKSEQLLKYNSQRFLNVSNMNSRKNSADSAYSNSANSYYSVTEVEPEKEFVTPRLPPSRSEDTLVDKKKSSEHSSATKKRPPTMYSSYSATSSPLLSVRSPFVATIASVTKASAGEDTENRTVIPAPLKVSKKPRDQALKTLNQIEPDYEPIVTTYLKPTLTALQNEAKGFQTALHIAEEPQGPLQQLPPDVLDHRTMPPATTVPDLAQSSQRRPVPPVATTNPPEPTTATESNPPTEPTSPLTTSIVQVYAAYETGLPSGTSLKLRVTQKTTAREVIDLVVKQLNMAVVLKGKEGPIYAADKLDNFCLVAVIGARERCLRDDFRPLQLQNPWKKGRLYVRQKHDLLAAIEHSNRDMAEI; from the coding sequence CACAGCGAGGAATGGGAGCTCATCAAGCAGCACAAAGCGCCCAGCATCCTGGAGTTCCGTCCAAAGAACCAAGCCCCAACGGAGGTGCAGCTGCACTTCCTAGAAATTCTTACCAAAGCCGTGCACAACCTGTTCCAGTACATGGACATCCCGATGGACGTGGCCGTCGCCCATCGCCTGTACGACGTCGAAGTGATCGAACTGAACAACGATGTAAGTTTCCTAATCATCTGCCCGCCGGCGGAAAGCAGCTGTGCCGTTCCGGGCCAGAAGGACATCCTGCTGCAGCGGGGCGATTTGTTCTCCATGCCCATCCAGGCCTTCGAGATGATCCACCTGAAGTCGTACCAGAGCAGTATAGTGCAGAAGTACTCGCGGTTGTCATGTATTCTGGAGCTGGACACTATGATGGCCAATCATCTGCATCGGGAGGCCTTCAGCACGTCGGAGCTGCAGAAAGCTAAGGATCGGTTAGCTAAGCTTCAGGATTTGTCTTCTGGGTTGAACACGGTGTGGAAGGGCGTTCGATGGTTGATGGACGTCATAGGGTACGCTAGGGACAGGGCCAATATGCCGGAATTGAACATGAAGCAGATCTTGGATTACAAGAGCACGTATTTTGGAAAGAAGAGTGGTGCTGAGAAGAAAGGAGGCAGTGAGACACAGCTGCTTCAACCGCCGACCAATCCACCGGTATTTCATAAGAGTAGTCCTGGTAGGGGTTCCTGGCCTGGGCCAGCTGTTGAACACCCCTTAGGGCACAACGGTCTTCTAGATGCGGAACACTCCAAGTCCGAGCAACTGCTAAAGTACAACAGTCAAAGATTCCTCAACGTAAGCAATATGAACTCGCGTAAGAACAGTGCCGATTCGGCATACTCCAACTCCGCCAACAGTTACTACTCGGTGACCGAGGTTGAACCGGAAAAGGAATTTGTAACTCCCCGATTACCACCCTCTAGGTCCGAAGATACCCTGGTGGATAAGAAAAAATCCTCGGAACATTCCAGCGCAACCAAGAAACGGCCTCCAACGATGTACTCCAGCTATTCGGCTACATCTAGCCCACTGTTGAGTGTTCGTTCGCCTTTCGTGGCCACCATAGCCAGCGTAACGAAGGCTTCCGCTGGGGAAGACACCGAGAATAGAACCGTTATTCCTGCTCCCTTGAAAGTCAGCAAAAAACCTCGTGATCAAGCTTTGAAGACGCTCAACCAAATCGAACCGGACTACGAACCGATCGTTACGACGTACCTAAAGCCCACCTTGACCGCCCTACAGAACGAAGCGAAAGGTTTTCAAACAGCCCTACACATTGCCGAGGAACCACAAGGTCCTCTGCAGCAACTCCCACCGGACGTGCTGGATCATCGGACAATGCCACCGGCAACTACTGTACCGGACCTTGCTCAATCCTCCCAAAGACGACCTGTCCCGCCGGTAGCTACTACGAATCCTCCCGAGCCCACCACAGCCACCGAATCTAATCCCCCAACAGAGCCGACCAGCCCACTGACGACTAGCATCGTTCAGGTGTACGCCGCCTACGAGACCGGGCTCCCAAGTGGAACGTCCCTCAAGCTGCGCGTAACCCAGAAGACAACGGCACGGGAGGTGATCGATCTGGTCGTCAAGCAGCTCAACATGGCGGTGGTCCTCAAGGGCAAGGAGGGTCCCATCTACGCCGCCGACAAGCTGGACAACTTTTGTCTGGTGGCGGTTATAGGGGCCAGGGAACGCTGCCTGCGGGACGACTTCCGACCGCTGCAGCTGCAGAACCCCTGGAAGAAGGGCCGCCTGTACGTGCGGCAGAAACATGATCTCCTAGCGGCAATCGAACATTCCAACCGGGATATGGCGGAAATCTAG